In one Melopsittacus undulatus isolate bMelUnd1 chromosome 4, bMelUnd1.mat.Z, whole genome shotgun sequence genomic region, the following are encoded:
- the FBXL15 gene encoding F-box/LRR-repeat protein 15 yields MMSLTPSRGCLLDLPWEDILVPHILCHLPLQQLLSLQRVSKSFQSLIQLYLANMRCFDSSQIGPPIPRAAFVNLLKDNEVLQQLALQNCSDWLTDGELLPVIGQNHHLHHIQLKGCAQLSRHALVAISLSCPSLRQLSLAHCEWVDSLSLRSLADHCKALEAVDLTACRQLKDEAICYLVQKCNRLKSLSLAVNANVGDVAVEEIAKCCPELEHLDLTGCLRVKNDSIRVLAEYCPKLRSLKVKHCHNVAESSLSILRSRGVELDVEPPLQRALVLLQDVVGFAPFINLQI; encoded by the exons ATGATGAGTTTGACCCCCTCCAGGGGATGCCTCCTGGACCTGCCCTGGGAAGACATCTTGGTTCCACATATCCTCTGTCAtctgccactgcagcagctcttgaGCCTGCAGAGGGTCAGCAAGTCATTCCAGTCTCTCATCCAGCTGTACCTGGCCAATATGCGCTGCTTTGACTCAAGCCAG ATTGGACCTCCCATCCCTCGAGCTGCTTTCGTTAACCTGCTGAAGGACAACGAAGTACTGCAGCAGCTGGCACTCCAGAACTGCTCCGACTGGCTGACAGatggggagctgctcccagtCATCGGGCAGAACCACCACCTGCACCACATCCAGCTGAAGGGCTGTGCCCAGCTCAGCCGCCATGCGCTGGTGGCCATCTCACTGAGCTGCCCCAGCCTGCGCCAGCTCTCCCTGGCCCACTGTGAGTGGGTAGACAGCCTGTCCCTGCGCAGCCTGGCTGACCACTGCAAGGCACTGGAGGCTGTGGACCTGACAGCCTGTCGCCAGCTGAAGGATGAGGCCATCTGCTACCTGGTGCAGAAGTGCAACAGGCTCAAATCCCTGTCGCTGGCTGTAAATGCCAACGTGGGTGATGTAGCGGTCGAGGAGATTGCCAAGTGCTGCCCTGAGCTGGAACACCTGGACCTCACAGGGTGTCTGCGAGTGAAAAATGATTCCATCAG GGTCCTGGCTGAGTACTGTCCCAAGCTGCGCTCGCTGAAGGTGAAGCATTGCCACAACGTGGCTGAGTCCAGCCTGAGCATCCTCCGAAGCCGTGGGGTGGAGCTGGATGTGGAGCCTCCACTGCAGAGGGCTCTTGTTCTCCTGCAGGATGTGGTTGGCTTCGCCCCTTTCATCAACCTCCAGATCtag
- the CUEDC2 gene encoding CUE domain-containing protein 2: MELERIIRDTLTHFIQSHIPAADLSGMDDVFFSYITGVLEELGSPESSEETFDMDTFVEMMEAYIPGFAEIHSEDVCEMMFSLSERLGEARNTEKPGQKAVENGSEAPSEDLIKGQEPGAGACNGEGQCTLTDGAGAQEGNNLKDGVELLLEMFPACTMSQAEKALAMALGNLEEAVQLIVDEKVEIGPAGASVKELARPRRAPNHEELKQVILQKYMMVDSADDQKTHRPAPPKEAPKKLIRYIDNQVVSTKGERYKDIKKPESEEMKRTYISLKPARKYKFH, translated from the exons ATGGAGCTTGAAAGAATCATTCGAGACACACTAACACACTTCATCCAgtcccacatccctgcagcagaCCTCAG TGGGATGGatgatgttttcttctcctATATCACGGGTGTCCTGGAAGAGCTGGGCTCACCAGAGTCCTCTGAGGAGACTTTTGACATGGACACTTTTGTGGAAATGATGGAGGCATATATCCCTGGCTTTGCAGAAATCCACAG TGAGGATGTTTGTGAAATGATGTTCTCTCTCTCAGAGAGGCTTGGTGAAGCTCGCAACACAG AAAAACCTGGCCAAAAGGCTGTGGAAAATGGAAGTGAAGCACCCTCTGAAGACCTGATCAAGGGCCAGGAGCCTGGAGCTGGAGCCTGCAACGGGGAAGGGCAGTGCACTCTAACAGACGGAGCCGGGGCCCAG GAAGGCAATAACTTGAAGGATggtgtggagctgctgctggagatgttCCCAGCTTGTACCATGAGCCAGGCAGAGAAGGCGCTCGCCATGGCCTTGGGGAACTTGGAGGAGGCAGTGCAGTTAATTGTGGATGAGAAAGTGGAAATTGGCCCAGCAGGTGCGAGTGTGAAG GAACTGGCACGGCCTCGCAGAGCACCCAACCATGAGGAACTCAAACAGGTTATCCTACAGAA ATACATGATGGTGGATAGTGCAGATGATCAGAAAACCCACCGACCAGCTCCACCCAAAGAG GCTCCCAAGAAGTTGATCCGCTATATTGATAACCAGGTGGTTAGTACAAAGGGAGAGAGGTACAAAGACATCAAGAAGCCTGAGAGCGAGGAGATGAAAAGAACCTACATTAGCCTCAAACCAGCCAGGAAGTATAAGTTCCACTGA